The genomic stretch TAAAGCCCCATGGCCAGCAGCGCTGCCGGGAGCCAGGGCCGGGTGCTCCCTGCCTGCGGTGGTGAGGAGGAGATGCTGCATCCTGCACAGGGCTGTGCACCACAGACTGACATGGAGCTGGACGTGCAACGGGCCAAGGAGCTCATTGAGCAGAagctggcagaggaggaggaggaagagaaggtaGGTCCATAGGGCAGGGGGACCTGCCTGGTTTGCGGAGGCTGGCACCCACTCTGCCATCCTGGGGGATGCAGCAAGGTGGCCAAGGGCTCTCAGGGGCATCAGGTTCCCAACCTGGGAGCTCTTGCCCatggggcagagctgagcagcaggcaggtgcCCAGCTTGGCAAGTAGAGCAGGTGGGCATCCCTTAGACCTCAGCAGCGAGCTGTGAGCCATGCCCAGAGCCACCTCACTggcaggctggggacagaggcAGTGGGGCTGCTCCGTGCCCAGCCAGCACGATGCAGCACCCCTGCGCCCATGCAGCAACTCAAAGGGAATGCTGCACGGGAGCCACTGGCTGTGGAACGCATGAGCACGcctgagctggaggaggagaaacgCCGTGGCCCCAGGAACCGAGGCATCGAGGCTGTCAAGGTGAGGGGTGTCAGGGCataggggggctggggggtggctgggggcaGAGAAGGCAAAGGGGCGCTGCATATCCCCCCCAGGGCCAGGAGCGGGTGCGGAAGAGCTCGGTGGACCTGCGGCGGGAGATCATCGATGTGGGGAGCATCCAGCGCCTCATTGAGCTCCGCAAGCTGCGCCGGCAGCGCCGGGAGGAGCGGGCAGCCACCCCTGAACCCCCCCCGCCGCCTGAGCCCCTGGAGATTGTACGTTGGGGGTCTTGGGGTGTGGGAGGGGAGCTGTTGAGACAGGGACTGGTGTCCCTACAGGCCAGTCCCTGGGTCACCCTGCCAGCCAGGGACCTCcctgggggagcagggcagggggccCCCCATGTTGTACCCTCTCCTGCGCCCCTGTGATGACCCAGCCCTGAGCCTGTCCTGCCCCCAGGAGGGTCCTGTGGAGCCGGAGACCTTCCTGCGAGCTGCTGTCCAGGGCAAGATGCATGTCATCG from Grus americana isolate bGruAme1 chromosome 7, bGruAme1.mat, whole genome shotgun sequence encodes the following:
- the ANKRD2 gene encoding ankyrin repeat domain-containing protein 2 isoform X3, whose translation is MASSAAGSQGRVLPACGGEEEMLHPAQGCAPQTDMELDVQRAKELIEQKLAEEEEEEKQLKGNAAREPLAVERMSTPELEEEKRRGPRNRGIEAVKGQERVRKSSVDLRREIIDVGSIQRLIELRKLRRQRREERAATPEPPPPPEPLEIEGPVEPETFLRAAVQGKMHVIEKFLADGGSPDTCDEFHRTALHRSSLEGHTDILQKLLDSGATVDFRDRLLSTPLHVATRTGHPDVVEHLIHCGVNINSPDREGDTALHDATRLSRYKIIKMLLLHGADMMAKNQAGKTPTDLVQQWQVDTRQALETKEQPQGEMEVPA